One stretch of bacterium DNA includes these proteins:
- the rpmG gene encoding 50S ribosomal protein L33 translates to MAKKGDKRMMVVLACGDCGSRNYYSERNRVNTPAKLELKKYCRPCRKHTLHKESK, encoded by the coding sequence ATGGCGAAAAAAGGCGACAAGCGGATGATGGTTGTGCTCGCATGCGGAGACTGCGGCAGCCGGAATTATTATTCCGAGCGCAACCGCGTCAACACGCCTGCCAAGCTGGAACTGAAAAAATACTGTCGGCCCTGCCGCAAGCATACGCTCCACAAGGAGAGCAAGTAG